Proteins encoded together in one Anaerosporomusa subterranea window:
- a CDS encoding ANTAR domain-containing response regulator — protein sequence MQALRIIIADNESIIRMDLKELLEEAGHTVLAEASDGVQAVELARKYSPDLIIMDIKMPEMDGIAAAKLISNERLAPVLLLTAYSQKEIVEKAKDSGVLAYLVKPVKEANLFPAMEIAMSRFNEFMELEKELEDVKNSLVNRKLLDRAKGILIEAHGFTENEAYRRIQQYSMNKRKSIREIAEMIIRAATK from the coding sequence ATGCAAGCACTACGCATTATTATCGCCGATAACGAGTCCATCATTCGCATGGATCTGAAGGAATTGTTGGAGGAAGCAGGTCATACTGTGCTGGCGGAAGCCTCTGATGGTGTGCAGGCTGTAGAACTGGCACGAAAATATTCGCCCGACTTAATTATTATGGATATTAAGATGCCGGAAATGGATGGAATCGCTGCCGCCAAGCTCATTTCGAACGAGCGCTTAGCGCCTGTTCTTTTGTTGACAGCATACAGTCAAAAAGAAATTGTAGAAAAAGCAAAAGATTCGGGAGTGCTTGCATACTTAGTCAAGCCGGTTAAAGAAGCCAATTTATTCCCAGCTATGGAGATAGCTATGTCTCGGTTCAATGAGTTTATGGAACTGGAAAAGGAACTGGAAGACGTAAAGAATTCATTAGTTAACCGCAAACTGCTCGACAGGGCCAAGGGTATCCTGATTGAGGCCCACGGTTTTACTGAAAATGAAGCGTATCGCCGCATCCAGCAGTATAGCATGAACAAGCGAAAGTCCATTCGAGAAATCGCAGAGATGATTATCAGAGCGGCGACAAAATAG
- a CDS encoding histidine kinase N-terminal domain-containing protein has translation MSITADICRKATALSAEQIAGLEAIEGMIELAADIACAQITVYASAAADHFLVIVTQAKPHTSFIDYKANLLGSTIHSSEEPLVWRTITTGESITGQREWAWGRETLVMHTFPLHDSHGNIIAAVSLEASIDDSGAGSSSSLVETAKMLLASAESVGGTQRPLAPRDGIMIIDSHGQILYANAAAVSIYKMLGVGRIVGRRIYDRNLNARIAQRALHTHQSQEHELELGGTTLLQRAIPIVQKGQTTRIILLIADVTDIKKKEKELLVKSAVIQEIHHRVKNNLQTVASLLRLQARRSTFPEVKAALRESVNRILSISVVHEFLSQQDKESIDVAEVAKNILDLIIQNMLEPDFNIQTVFTGPTVILPSEQATSLALAINELIQNSLEHGFVGLNEGVIGVDIASGKDAYQIEIYDNGVGLPTDFTPQATRSLGLQIVKTLVENDLGGQFTLYSNAGTRARIIIPRISGGG, from the coding sequence ATGAGTATTACAGCAGACATCTGTCGGAAGGCAACCGCCTTATCTGCAGAACAAATCGCCGGGCTGGAAGCAATTGAGGGAATGATTGAACTGGCAGCTGACATTGCCTGTGCTCAAATTACTGTTTATGCAAGTGCGGCCGCCGATCACTTCTTGGTTATTGTCACGCAAGCCAAACCTCATACCAGCTTTATTGACTATAAAGCAAACTTGCTGGGTTCAACTATTCACTCCTCAGAGGAACCGCTCGTTTGGCGAACTATCACTACTGGCGAGTCAATCACCGGACAGCGTGAGTGGGCCTGGGGCCGAGAGACCCTCGTTATGCATACGTTTCCTTTGCATGACTCTCACGGCAACATTATCGCTGCTGTTAGTTTAGAAGCTAGCATTGATGATTCAGGCGCCGGCAGCTCGAGCAGTTTGGTCGAAACAGCTAAAATGCTGTTAGCTTCAGCTGAATCGGTAGGCGGCACTCAGCGCCCGCTTGCGCCGAGAGATGGTATTATGATTATTGACAGTCATGGCCAGATTCTTTATGCTAATGCGGCAGCTGTCAGTATATACAAAATGCTCGGGGTTGGCAGAATCGTCGGACGGCGCATTTATGACCGCAACCTTAATGCTCGTATTGCGCAAAGGGCACTTCATACTCACCAATCGCAAGAGCATGAGCTGGAGCTTGGCGGGACTACTCTGCTACAACGCGCTATCCCGATTGTGCAAAAGGGGCAAACTACCCGGATCATTTTGCTTATCGCCGATGTGACAGACATCAAGAAAAAAGAAAAAGAGCTGCTGGTTAAGTCGGCGGTGATTCAGGAGATTCACCACCGGGTGAAAAATAATTTGCAGACGGTTGCCAGTCTGTTGCGCCTGCAAGCGCGGCGCAGCACTTTTCCTGAGGTGAAGGCCGCTCTGCGGGAGAGCGTGAATCGGATTCTTAGCATCTCTGTAGTGCACGAATTCCTTTCTCAGCAAGACAAGGAAAGTATTGATGTTGCAGAAGTCGCCAAGAATATTCTGGATTTAATCATCCAGAATATGTTGGAACCTGATTTTAATATTCAAACTGTCTTTACCGGTCCCACCGTTATTCTGCCGTCAGAACAAGCAACCAGTTTGGCGCTTGCCATCAACGAACTCATTCAAAATTCGTTAGAGCATGGTTTTGTCGGTCTCAATGAAGGCGTAATTGGCGTGGATATCGCTTCCGGCAAAGATGCGTATCAAATCGAAATTTATGATAATGGTGTTGGCCTGCCTACTGATTTTACGCCACAGGCAACGCGCAGCTTGGGACTGCAAATCGTCAAAACCCTGGTGGAAAATGACCTTGGTGGTCAGTTCACCCTTTATTCTAACGCTGGCACGCGAGCTAGAATCATCATTCCGCGAATTTCGGGAGGAGGCTAA
- a CDS encoding DUF3006 domain-containing protein, whose product MKLKVVIDRIEENKAVLLIGEAEARSVWPREYLPQGVAEGDHLEVSFRIDQEASRSAKQEVEDLLRQLLEGNQK is encoded by the coding sequence ATGAAGCTCAAAGTCGTCATTGATCGGATTGAAGAAAATAAAGCTGTTCTTTTGATCGGTGAGGCCGAAGCGCGTTCCGTTTGGCCGCGTGAGTATTTGCCACAGGGAGTAGCTGAGGGAGATCATCTGGAAGTTAGCTTCCGTATCGATCAAGAGGCTAGCCGGTCAGCCAAGCAAGAAGTTGAAGATTTACTGCGACAGTTGCTGGAGGGAAATCAAAAGTAA
- a CDS encoding ComEC/Rec2 family competence protein — MPKLRTNHLVISLLMILLLLVSACGNAPAAEPKSRAKLDSNAAANLTVKVLDVGQADAILIQTPKQAILIDTGDVGTKEKLVSYIKKAGITALDKVIITHAHADHLGGMAELMENIPIKQVYDSAFPATTATYRNYLTTVQKKKIPFSRLQAGGSVDLGDGISLKAFAPEKEFIKGSDSDVNNSSIALKLSYGDFSMLLTGDAETESEELMLKSFRADLKSQVLKSPHHGSRTSSSQAFLKAVAPEAVVISVGANNDYHHPHPSIMKRYQDAKMKIYRTDLDGTVTITSDGKTYKIAKEK; from the coding sequence ATGCCTAAATTGCGAACTAACCACTTGGTTATTAGTTTATTGATGATCCTTTTGTTGCTGGTCAGTGCTTGCGGCAACGCTCCGGCTGCTGAGCCCAAGTCTAGAGCAAAATTAGACTCAAACGCCGCGGCTAATCTTACTGTAAAAGTACTTGACGTCGGTCAGGCTGATGCAATTCTGATACAGACCCCTAAACAAGCAATTCTAATCGATACAGGTGATGTAGGTACAAAAGAAAAACTCGTTTCGTACATAAAGAAGGCAGGAATAACTGCTCTTGACAAGGTAATCATCACCCATGCCCATGCTGATCATTTAGGTGGTATGGCCGAACTGATGGAAAACATACCGATTAAACAGGTATATGATAGCGCGTTTCCTGCTACGACAGCCACATACCGCAATTATCTAACCACGGTGCAAAAGAAGAAAATTCCTTTTTCCCGCTTACAAGCAGGGGGCAGTGTAGACTTAGGTGATGGTATTTCTTTAAAAGCGTTTGCTCCTGAAAAAGAATTTATCAAAGGCAGTGATTCGGACGTCAATAACAGTTCTATTGCTCTAAAATTATCCTATGGCGATTTTTCTATGCTGCTGACTGGTGATGCGGAGACAGAGTCTGAAGAGCTAATGCTTAAGAGCTTCAGAGCTGATTTAAAGAGCCAGGTGCTAAAAAGTCCGCATCATGGCAGCCGCACGTCTTCGTCACAGGCCTTCTTAAAGGCAGTAGCTCCTGAAGCAGTAGTCATTTCTGTGGGAGCTAATAATGACTATCATCACCCCCATCCTTCGATAATGAAGCGATATCAGGATGCTAAGATGAAAATCTACCGTACCGATCTGGATGGAACGGTGACTATCACTAGTGATGGCAAAACCTATAAGATCGCGAAGGAGAAGTAG
- the rimI gene encoding ribosomal protein S18-alanine N-acetyltransferase: MANVSFYAMSWDDIDAVVALEQATFSMPWSRDAFETELSSNPLARYIVMKEDGKFVGYAGMWFVLDEAHIMNVAIEASCRGRGLGKALMQQMLHIAASNGVESMTLEVRRSNCTARHLYAEFGFIERGVRPGYYTDNGEDALLLWLEDLARWA; encoded by the coding sequence GTGGCTAACGTTTCCTTCTATGCGATGTCTTGGGATGATATTGATGCGGTTGTTGCTCTAGAACAAGCCACATTTAGCATGCCGTGGAGTCGGGACGCCTTTGAAACAGAACTGTCATCAAATCCACTGGCTAGGTATATCGTAATGAAAGAAGACGGAAAGTTTGTCGGTTATGCGGGAATGTGGTTTGTGCTTGACGAGGCTCACATTATGAATGTAGCTATTGAAGCTTCTTGCCGTGGCCGTGGTCTTGGCAAAGCTCTGATGCAACAGATGCTTCATATTGCGGCGAGCAATGGGGTTGAAAGCATGACACTTGAGGTCAGACGTTCGAATTGTACAGCCCGCCATCTCTATGCCGAATTCGGTTTTATCGAACGCGGCGTGAGACCGGGATACTATACAGATAATGGTGAAGATGCTCTTTTGCTTTGGCTTGAAGACTTAGCGCGTTGGGCATAA
- a CDS encoding GerMN domain-containing protein: protein MTARSKWIALALCAIILLAAGCSDSAPVLEKNLVRTETTSDKTKDPDAGKAQESMRITVYHATKDAMNLVPEIHVVDKNDNPARTAIALLAAEPIDKSLMRVMPVSAKLLSLKIQDGVAFANFSSNLRRFGGGSANEILLVAEIVNTLTEFPEIKSVQILIEGKKVETLGGHLDISEPLSRSEKIIKRTK from the coding sequence GTGACAGCGAGAAGCAAATGGATTGCGCTTGCACTGTGTGCCATTATCCTGCTGGCAGCTGGCTGCTCTGATTCGGCCCCGGTTTTGGAGAAAAACCTGGTCAGAACAGAAACTACCTCAGATAAAACCAAAGATCCGGATGCAGGTAAGGCTCAGGAAAGTATGCGCATTACGGTGTATCATGCAACAAAGGATGCTATGAATTTAGTACCAGAGATCCACGTCGTTGATAAAAACGACAATCCGGCGCGAACTGCGATTGCGTTATTAGCGGCTGAGCCAATCGATAAAAGCTTGATGCGAGTCATGCCGGTAAGCGCTAAATTACTTAGCTTAAAAATTCAAGATGGTGTGGCTTTTGCCAACTTTAGCTCGAATCTGAGAAGATTCGGCGGTGGCTCAGCCAACGAGATTCTGCTTGTGGCGGAAATCGTAAATACCTTGACCGAATTCCCTGAAATTAAGTCTGTGCAGATATTAATCGAGGGGAAAAAGGTTGAAACACTGGGGGGACATCTGGATATCAGTGAACCGCTCAGCCGTTCGGAAAAGATTATTAAACGCACAAAATAA
- the groES gene encoding co-chaperone GroES, with protein sequence MIKPLGDRVVIKALEKEEKTVSGIVLPDTAKEKPQKGTIIAVGTGKVLDNGQRVALEVKEGQEVIFSKYAGTEIKIDNQDYLILSERDILAIVEK encoded by the coding sequence ATGATTAAGCCGTTAGGCGACAGAGTAGTGATTAAAGCTCTGGAAAAAGAAGAAAAGACTGTAAGTGGTATCGTTCTTCCTGATACTGCCAAGGAAAAACCTCAAAAAGGCACGATTATTGCAGTTGGCACTGGTAAGGTTCTCGACAACGGCCAAAGAGTGGCGCTTGAAGTTAAGGAAGGCCAGGAAGTAATTTTCTCGAAGTACGCTGGCACCGAGATCAAGATCGACAATCAGGACTACCTGATCCTCAGCGAACGCGACATCCTGGCAATTGTTGAAAAGTAA
- the tsaE gene encoding tRNA (adenosine(37)-N6)-threonylcarbamoyltransferase complex ATPase subunit type 1 TsaE yields MLALLTMTPEETEEFGFRIGTRLQAGDCLCLTGTLGAGKTLLAQGIARGLGVTDPVTSPTFTVLQVYQGRLPVYHYDLYRLRRSEELIDIGFDEYSGPSGVTLIEWPDMFPESMPEEALWVELSPESDGQARKITLTPHGNRYSVLLKELS; encoded by the coding sequence GTGTTAGCTTTACTTACGATGACACCAGAAGAAACCGAGGAGTTTGGTTTTCGGATCGGGACTCGGCTACAGGCTGGCGATTGTTTATGCCTGACAGGTACTCTTGGCGCTGGCAAAACCCTATTGGCGCAAGGAATTGCGCGTGGATTAGGTGTGACTGATCCTGTAACTAGCCCGACCTTTACCGTATTACAGGTATACCAAGGGCGGTTGCCTGTTTATCACTACGATTTATATCGCCTCCGCCGGTCAGAGGAATTGATCGATATTGGTTTTGATGAGTATAGCGGTCCTAGCGGTGTAACTCTCATCGAATGGCCGGATATGTTTCCAGAGAGTATGCCAGAAGAAGCGCTGTGGGTAGAATTATCGCCTGAGTCTGATGGACAAGCCAGAAAGATAACACTTACGCCGCACGGAAACCGTTATTCGGTTCTGCTGAAGGAGTTGAGCTGA
- the thiL gene encoding thiamine-phosphate kinase, which translates to MNLKTLGEFGLIDLIKQGTIVEPNGLELGIGDDAAAFWPEPGRLQLLTADMLVETVHFDLKWISPWQLGYKSLAVNISDIAAMGGRPRQAAVSLSLPQTSSVEFVVELYEGMKSIGREYGVNIIGGDTVSSPGPIVINVTLTGDVVPERMIRRSGACPGDLVLVTGCLGDSAAGLAWLLTENPVEQAPHLISAHLTPKPQVSLGQAAAAAGATAMDDVSDGLASEANEIANASQVGIIIYADKIPLSSELQCFASRNGQDCLDYALYGGEDYQLLFTMPPQAAQCFLQLEIAGSCRVIGEVCSERQVTLIANDGSKVAIKPKGYNHFR; encoded by the coding sequence ATGAATTTAAAAACACTGGGTGAATTCGGTCTGATTGATTTGATAAAGCAGGGAACAATTGTCGAACCAAACGGCCTCGAACTTGGCATTGGTGATGATGCGGCCGCTTTTTGGCCTGAGCCAGGACGGCTGCAGCTACTGACTGCCGATATGCTTGTGGAAACAGTTCACTTTGATTTGAAGTGGATATCTCCTTGGCAACTCGGCTACAAGTCGCTGGCTGTTAATATTAGCGATATCGCCGCCATGGGAGGCAGACCCAGGCAGGCTGCTGTGTCGCTTTCTTTGCCGCAAACTAGCAGCGTTGAGTTTGTGGTAGAACTATATGAGGGTATGAAGTCGATCGGACGAGAGTATGGGGTCAATATCATTGGCGGTGATACGGTGTCGAGTCCAGGTCCGATCGTGATCAATGTAACGCTAACTGGTGATGTAGTGCCTGAGAGGATGATTCGTCGTTCGGGGGCCTGCCCGGGAGATCTGGTGTTAGTAACAGGCTGTCTTGGTGATTCGGCGGCTGGTTTGGCGTGGCTATTGACAGAAAATCCGGTTGAGCAAGCGCCTCACCTAATTTCAGCCCATCTCACCCCCAAACCACAAGTGTCGTTAGGACAAGCAGCAGCCGCCGCCGGAGCAACAGCGATGGATGACGTCAGTGACGGATTGGCTAGCGAAGCCAACGAAATTGCCAATGCCAGTCAGGTTGGAATCATTATATATGCTGATAAGATACCGCTGTCTAGTGAACTGCAGTGTTTTGCCAGCCGGAATGGGCAAGATTGCCTGGACTACGCTCTCTATGGCGGCGAAGACTATCAACTGTTATTTACTATGCCGCCACAAGCCGCTCAGTGTTTTCTCCAGCTAGAGATAGCCGGAAGTTGCCGAGTGATAGGTGAAGTCTGCTCAGAACGACAGGTAACCTTGATTGCCAACGATGGTTCGAAAGTGGCGATCAAGCCGAAGGGATATAATCATTTTCGTTAA
- the alr gene encoding alanine racemase — MRPTIAYVDLAAIRHNMSTIRKAVSPTAEIIAVVKANAYGHGAVPVSKAVLASGADSLAVAIPEEGGQLRQAGITAPILILGLSLPEEAPYYVEQNLTATVSTIEGVMALSQAARQLGQKANLMVKLDTGMGRIGLLPAQAFDFIQTVSKLPEIELRGIMTHLASADAADKTSAYRQLAVFEQLGQTLRDSNLSVPVLSAANSATIIDLPAGHLSAVRPGIILYGLPPSEQMKNQLDLQPAMEFKTKIVYIKRVPKGTPVSYGGTYTTTKDVYLATLPIGYADGYSRHLSNKASVLINGKRRQLVGRVCMDQVIVELGETCDASIGDEVVLFGRQGSEEITVTELAGLAGTINYELVCAVSQRVPRVYLNE; from the coding sequence ATGAGACCAACAATCGCTTATGTCGATCTAGCTGCTATTAGGCACAATATGAGTACCATCCGTAAAGCAGTTTCTCCCACGGCGGAAATTATTGCCGTTGTAAAAGCCAACGCCTATGGACATGGCGCAGTACCTGTGAGTAAAGCGGTATTAGCCTCAGGCGCTGATTCACTCGCGGTCGCCATTCCTGAAGAAGGTGGACAACTTCGTCAAGCGGGAATCACCGCCCCAATACTGATTCTAGGTCTATCTTTACCAGAGGAAGCCCCTTACTATGTCGAGCAAAATTTGACGGCAACAGTCTCGACTATCGAAGGCGTAATGGCTTTGTCCCAAGCGGCGCGTCAGTTGGGCCAGAAAGCTAACCTCATGGTCAAACTCGACACTGGGATGGGCAGAATCGGTCTTTTGCCTGCTCAAGCGTTCGATTTCATTCAGACTGTGTCCAAGCTGCCAGAAATTGAACTTCGCGGCATTATGACCCATTTGGCTTCCGCAGATGCTGCAGATAAAACCTCTGCCTATCGGCAATTGGCTGTATTTGAACAATTGGGACAGACACTCAGAGATAGTAACCTCTCTGTCCCGGTCCTGTCAGCGGCAAACAGCGCCACCATTATCGATTTACCGGCAGGACATCTGTCTGCGGTCAGACCGGGTATCATCCTCTACGGCCTGCCGCCATCAGAGCAAATGAAAAATCAGCTTGATTTACAACCAGCCATGGAGTTCAAAACCAAGATTGTGTATATAAAAAGAGTCCCCAAAGGAACTCCTGTCAGTTATGGAGGAACCTACACGACCACTAAAGATGTATATCTAGCGACACTCCCTATCGGCTACGCGGACGGCTACAGCCGCCATCTCTCGAATAAGGCGTCAGTTCTCATAAACGGCAAGCGCAGACAGCTAGTCGGTCGCGTCTGTATGGACCAGGTGATCGTCGAACTGGGAGAAACCTGTGATGCGTCCATCGGCGATGAAGTGGTATTGTTTGGCCGCCAAGGTTCTGAAGAAATTACAGTAACTGAATTAGCCGGATTGGCAGGTACAATTAACTATGAACTGGTATGCGCCGTCAGCCAGAGAGTACCGCGAGTATACCTTAATGAATAA
- the tsaD gene encoding tRNA (adenosine(37)-N6)-threonylcarbamoyltransferase complex transferase subunit TsaD produces the protein MDTIQIHAANQDVKRLVLALETSCDETSAALVLGGRTILSNVISSQVPLHRKYGGVVPEIASRKHIENIIGVVDEALTAADKKLSDIDAVGVTYGPGLVGALLVGVAAAKAMAFALDVPLIGVNHLEGHVFANLLAFPELEPPFVALVVSGGHTSLVHVRGYNTFELMGQTRDDAAGEAFDKIARVMGLPYPGGPEIERLAASGNRHAIAFPRALAGKDNLEFSFSGLKSAVLNYLNSAAQKGEPVVLADVAASFQSSIVSVLVNKTLQAARKAAVDTVVVAGGVAANGELKRELSVICEQENLRFFAPPLALCTDNAAMIACRANYKLLVGKVSDLTLNAVPSLKLGE, from the coding sequence ATGGATACTATTCAAATACACGCTGCCAACCAAGATGTGAAACGGCTGGTGTTGGCTCTGGAAACAAGCTGCGATGAAACATCTGCAGCATTGGTTTTAGGTGGCCGTACTATTTTATCTAACGTCATTTCGTCTCAGGTTCCGTTGCATCGAAAATATGGCGGGGTTGTGCCTGAGATCGCATCGCGCAAGCACATTGAAAATATTATTGGGGTAGTCGACGAGGCACTGACGGCTGCAGACAAAAAGCTCAGCGATATTGACGCAGTAGGAGTTACCTACGGTCCTGGATTGGTGGGGGCGCTGCTGGTTGGCGTGGCAGCCGCTAAAGCCATGGCATTTGCACTCGATGTGCCGTTAATCGGCGTCAATCATTTGGAAGGCCATGTTTTCGCGAATCTGTTGGCATTTCCTGAATTGGAGCCGCCATTTGTAGCGCTGGTTGTCTCAGGCGGTCATACATCTTTGGTCCATGTGAGAGGCTACAATACCTTTGAACTGATGGGTCAGACGCGTGATGACGCCGCAGGCGAGGCATTTGATAAAATTGCCCGGGTTATGGGATTACCCTATCCGGGTGGCCCGGAAATTGAACGTTTGGCTGCTTCAGGGAACCGGCACGCGATTGCTTTCCCGCGCGCTTTGGCTGGAAAGGATAATTTGGAATTCAGCTTCAGTGGCCTCAAGTCAGCTGTGTTAAATTATCTCAATAGCGCTGCACAAAAGGGTGAACCAGTGGTGTTGGCTGATGTCGCAGCGAGTTTTCAGTCTAGCATTGTATCTGTGCTAGTTAATAAAACACTGCAGGCGGCGCGAAAAGCGGCAGTGGATACTGTTGTTGTCGCCGGCGGAGTGGCGGCGAACGGAGAATTGAAACGTGAACTGAGCGTTATCTGCGAACAGGAAAATCTTCGCTTCTTTGCGCCGCCGTTGGCTCTTTGTACTGATAATGCAGCGATGATTGCCTGTCGAGCTAACTATAAGCTACTAGTAGGAAAAGTATCCGATCTGACGCTAAATGCGGTTCCTTCGCTTAAACTTGGAGAATAG
- the tsaB gene encoding tRNA (adenosine(37)-N6)-threonylcarbamoyltransferase complex dimerization subunit type 1 TsaB, whose translation MSILALDTSTVVSSVALAESDRLLAEITLQTKKTHSEHLMPHIADLLDKASQKRSDLTAIAVSIGPGSFTGLRIGLATAKALAYTLKLPLVGVPTMAALAFGCYAPGVTLAPMLDAQKGNVYFALYQWRLDGFHELTAPAVAAADSLLLRLSQMETSVVLLGEAAIMFQDQAQPYDNLFLPPAHSVIPRAGSVALLGLERLRNGQQDDIEALEPLYIRRSEAEVLWEQRHGGNVCG comes from the coding sequence ATGAGCATTTTAGCGCTTGATACTAGCACTGTTGTCTCTAGTGTTGCTTTGGCCGAGTCGGATCGGCTGTTAGCAGAAATAACCTTGCAAACGAAGAAGACGCACTCAGAACACCTGATGCCCCATATTGCCGACTTGCTGGATAAAGCATCGCAGAAGAGGTCTGACCTGACTGCGATTGCTGTCAGTATCGGGCCAGGATCGTTTACCGGTTTGCGTATCGGTCTTGCCACAGCCAAGGCATTAGCATATACGCTGAAGCTGCCGCTTGTTGGCGTGCCGACAATGGCTGCTCTCGCGTTTGGTTGTTATGCACCTGGAGTCACCTTGGCTCCAATGCTTGATGCGCAAAAGGGCAATGTCTATTTTGCCTTATATCAGTGGCGGTTAGACGGGTTTCACGAGCTAACTGCTCCAGCAGTTGCAGCCGCAGATTCGCTTTTGCTCCGTCTGTCGCAAATGGAGACATCTGTGGTGCTGCTGGGCGAGGCTGCGATTATGTTTCAGGATCAGGCGCAACCATATGACAATCTTTTCTTGCCGCCAGCGCATTCAGTGATCCCCCGGGCAGGCAGCGTAGCGTTGCTCGGGTTGGAACGGCTGCGCAACGGTCAACAAGATGACATTGAAGCGTTAGAACCGCTTTATATACGTCGCTCTGAAGCCGAAGTATTGTGGGAGCAGCGTCATGGAGGAAATGTCTGTGGCTAA
- a CDS encoding N-acetylmuramoyl-L-alanine amidase family protein produces MRRTVMWFLLLWCLSIPQVSLAESAAKAEITGIRSGPFVDKGLGTNVMRYVFDVSRPVTAEGFVVVGGASSRLSVVIKDAVPAEGLGLEVEDEVVSRASSAVNSVGTQVMLELKQKISMNDFKVFTLPGNPQANKVFRVVVDINRNPNSAALDKQVEPVVQGPQLLQMRSYTHVDAVTGASKIRMVLDSSVPVVASASLSSTPLPRLLVDVKGAAPGKIDREYEFDSKIIDRAAIIPGPGGAGSRLIVDLPLMLESGDYKLFTLPADPKADKPFRVVLDIDKKLPPVQFTFTPGLANKVIVIDPGHGGSDPGAIGLGGLQEKTANLAVAMQTKALLQKAGAKVLLTRETDIDVYGPDASDVEELKSRTTIANNQKADVFISIHSNSSVNRDVSGTSTYFYQKTPYDVMLAQSIQQSLLQAGGLADRRVNSANFYVIKRTMMPAALIELAFLSNKNDEKLLGSPQFQQQMAQGIVRGLDKFFAQASKQGGEE; encoded by the coding sequence TTGCGTCGGACGGTAATGTGGTTTCTGCTTTTATGGTGCCTGAGTATTCCGCAAGTTTCGCTGGCGGAATCGGCGGCTAAGGCTGAGATAACCGGTATCCGCTCTGGTCCGTTTGTCGATAAGGGTTTGGGTACTAATGTCATGCGATATGTTTTTGATGTATCTCGCCCGGTTACGGCCGAAGGCTTTGTCGTTGTTGGTGGTGCGTCTTCCCGGCTATCGGTCGTCATAAAAGATGCTGTGCCTGCCGAAGGACTCGGTCTGGAAGTTGAAGACGAAGTAGTTAGTCGTGCCAGTTCTGCCGTTAATTCAGTTGGCACTCAGGTGATGCTTGAATTGAAGCAGAAGATTTCTATGAATGATTTCAAGGTATTCACATTGCCTGGAAACCCGCAAGCGAATAAGGTGTTTCGCGTTGTTGTCGACATTAATCGCAATCCTAATTCTGCAGCGTTGGACAAGCAGGTGGAACCGGTTGTTCAAGGTCCTCAACTGCTGCAAATGCGGTCATATACCCATGTTGACGCTGTAACTGGAGCCAGCAAGATACGCATGGTTTTGGATTCGAGCGTCCCTGTGGTCGCCTCGGCATCGCTCAGCTCTACGCCTTTACCACGCTTGCTTGTTGATGTAAAGGGAGCTGCACCTGGGAAGATTGACCGTGAGTATGAGTTTGATAGTAAGATTATTGATCGCGCGGCAATTATACCGGGCCCGGGGGGCGCTGGCAGTCGCTTGATTGTTGACTTACCGTTGATGTTGGAGTCTGGTGATTACAAATTATTTACCTTACCTGCCGATCCAAAGGCGGACAAGCCGTTCCGAGTTGTTCTTGATATCGATAAAAAACTGCCGCCGGTGCAGTTTACGTTTACTCCTGGCCTGGCAAATAAAGTGATTGTTATCGATCCCGGGCATGGGGGTAGTGATCCAGGAGCCATCGGGCTTGGCGGTTTGCAAGAAAAGACCGCTAACCTAGCTGTCGCTATGCAGACGAAAGCGCTTTTGCAGAAGGCTGGGGCGAAAGTGCTGCTGACTCGTGAAACTGATATTGATGTGTATGGGCCAGATGCTAGTGATGTGGAAGAACTTAAATCCCGAACGACTATTGCTAATAATCAAAAAGCAGATGTGTTTATCAGCATCCATTCTAACTCTTCCGTAAACCGGGATGTTAGCGGAACCTCTACATACTTTTATCAAAAGACGCCGTATGATGTCATGCTGGCGCAAAGTATTCAACAATCACTGCTGCAAGCAGGCGGATTAGCCGACCGCCGAGTAAACTCAGCTAATTTCTATGTTATCAAACGGACGATGATGCCGGCTGCTCTGATTGAGCTTGCCTTTTTGTCAAATAAAAATGACGAAAAACTACTGGGGTCGCCACAATTTCAACAACAAATGGCGCAAGGAATCGTACGCGGACTTGATAAGTTCTTCGCGCAGGCGTCGAAACAGGGAGGTGAAGAGTAG